One Rhodoferax ferrireducens T118 DNA segment encodes these proteins:
- a CDS encoding DUF1178 family protein: MKVLDLQCHNQHVFEGWFASESDFLDQCGRGLVECPVCGDGSISKRLSAPRLNLGGGRGEPSPALDVARPDGAEQALQLAWMAMAHRIVANTDDVGDRFAEEARKIHYGEVKERGIRGHASRAEAESLIEEGISVMPLSLPAALKGQLQ, encoded by the coding sequence ATGAAAGTTCTGGACCTCCAATGTCATAACCAGCATGTGTTTGAAGGCTGGTTCGCGTCCGAAAGCGACTTCCTGGATCAGTGTGGGCGTGGCCTGGTCGAGTGCCCAGTATGCGGCGATGGATCGATCAGCAAACGGCTGAGCGCGCCGCGTCTTAACCTGGGTGGTGGCCGTGGCGAGCCGTCACCTGCGCTGGACGTTGCCCGGCCGGATGGTGCGGAGCAAGCACTGCAGCTTGCCTGGATGGCGATGGCCCACCGTATTGTGGCCAACACCGATGACGTGGGCGACAGGTTTGCCGAGGAAGCTCGCAAAATTCATTACGGGGAGGTCAAGGAGCGCGGCATTCGCGGACACGCCTCCCGCGCCGAAGCAGAGTCCCTTATTGAGGAGGGTATCTCCGTGATGCCCTTGTCGCTACCGGCCGCCCTCAAGGGCCAGTTGCAGTAG
- a CDS encoding NUDIX domain-containing protein, with product MDDRHLVEEKLSSEELVKGHFLHAYRDIVRLPNGTTTSREYIVHPGAVMIVPLLEDAEGGVRLVLERQFRYPVGQVMIEFPAGKVDSGEDLQLCAQRELLEETGYTASQWSHAGVLHPVISYSTEFIDIWFARGMTPGQRQLDHGEFLDVFTATPTELLQWCRDGLITDGKTLTAALWLQNFLSGAWLLNWHPAATPGQAG from the coding sequence ATGGATGATCGTCATTTAGTCGAAGAAAAACTCAGCAGTGAAGAATTGGTCAAGGGCCATTTTCTTCACGCGTACCGCGATATCGTCAGACTTCCCAATGGGACGACTACCAGCCGCGAATACATTGTGCATCCCGGGGCCGTCATGATTGTTCCCCTGCTTGAGGACGCAGAGGGTGGAGTCAGGCTCGTACTTGAGCGCCAGTTTCGCTACCCGGTCGGCCAGGTGATGATTGAGTTTCCCGCGGGCAAGGTCGATTCAGGAGAAGACCTTCAGCTATGCGCTCAGCGGGAGCTTCTGGAAGAAACCGGCTACACCGCGTCCCAGTGGTCGCATGCGGGTGTGTTGCACCCGGTCATTTCCTACTCCACGGAATTCATTGATATTTGGTTTGCCCGTGGTATGACGCCCGGGCAGCGCCAGCTCGATCATGGTGAGTTTTTGGATGTGTTTACGGCCACCCCGACAGAGTTGTTGCAGTGGTGTCGGGATGGCCTGATCACGGACGGTAAAACCCTGACAGCGGCCCTGTGGTTACAGAACTTTCTGTCTGGCGCATGGCTTTTGAATTGGCATCCAGCGGCGACTCCTGGCCAGGCCGGATAA
- the nuoN gene encoding NADH-quinone oxidoreductase subunit NuoN: MIDKLSWISVYPEIVLLIMACVIALADLGVKSPRRTQTYLLSLLTLAIVAALQASYAVGGVTVYGFGNMVVSDPMGNWLKCFATIAVMVTLVYGRPYAADRDMLRGGEMFSLSLFGLLGIFVMISGNNFLVIYLGLELLTLSSYALVALRRDNATATEAAMKYFVLGALASGFLLYGLSMMYGATGSLDVNAVFRAINSGQIKHQVLVFGLVFVVSGLAFKLGVVPFHMWIPDVYQGSPTAVTLLIAGAPKLAAFAICIRLLVEGMLPLAIDWQQMLMVLSVGSLLIGNLAAIAQTNLKRMLAFSTISHMGFVLLGLMSGVVNGDVHYAANAYSSSMFYVITYVLTTLASFGVILLLARDGFESEEISDMAGLNERSPLYAGVMAVCLFSLAGIPPMVGFYAKLAVLQALVASGGVFHIGLAVFAVMMSLIGAFYYLRVIKVMYFDKPLTAGTMSAPFDVRAVLSLNGALLLVLGLLPGGLMALCANAVVQMLGT; this comes from the coding sequence ATGATCGACAAACTCAGCTGGATTTCGGTTTACCCTGAAATCGTCCTGCTTATTATGGCTTGCGTCATCGCGCTGGCCGATCTTGGCGTGAAAAGCCCGCGCCGCACACAGACCTATTTGCTGTCCCTGCTGACCCTGGCAATCGTTGCAGCTTTGCAGGCGAGTTACGCCGTTGGCGGTGTGACCGTCTACGGTTTTGGCAATATGGTGGTCAGCGATCCCATGGGCAACTGGCTCAAGTGCTTTGCGACCATTGCCGTCATGGTTACCTTGGTCTATGGCCGACCCTACGCGGCTGATCGCGACATGTTGCGCGGTGGCGAGATGTTCTCCTTGAGCCTGTTTGGCCTGTTAGGCATCTTTGTCATGATCTCCGGCAATAATTTCCTGGTGATCTACCTGGGGCTTGAGTTGCTGACGCTGTCGAGCTATGCGCTGGTGGCTTTGCGACGCGACAATGCCACGGCCACTGAAGCCGCCATGAAGTATTTTGTGTTGGGGGCGCTGGCGTCGGGTTTCCTGTTGTACGGACTGTCAATGATGTATGGCGCCACCGGCTCGCTGGATGTGAATGCTGTGTTCAGGGCTATTAATTCCGGCCAGATTAAACATCAGGTGTTGGTGTTCGGTTTGGTGTTTGTGGTGTCGGGCCTCGCTTTCAAGCTTGGCGTGGTGCCATTCCATATGTGGATCCCTGATGTGTACCAGGGTTCCCCCACCGCTGTGACCCTGCTCATCGCCGGCGCACCCAAGCTGGCAGCCTTTGCCATCTGCATTCGGTTGCTGGTTGAGGGCATGCTGCCATTGGCCATTGACTGGCAGCAGATGTTGATGGTGTTGTCCGTCGGCTCGCTGTTGATTGGTAATCTGGCCGCCATTGCGCAGACCAATCTCAAGCGTATGCTGGCGTTCTCGACGATTTCGCACATGGGTTTTGTATTGCTGGGTCTGATGTCTGGCGTGGTGAACGGTGATGTCCACTATGCAGCAAATGCCTACAGCTCTTCCATGTTTTATGTCATCACCTACGTGTTGACAACGCTGGCAAGTTTTGGCGTGATTCTTTTACTGGCCCGCGACGGTTTTGAAAGTGAAGAGATTTCTGATATGGCCGGTCTGAACGAGCGCAGCCCGCTTTATGCTGGCGTGATGGCGGTCTGTCTATTTTCATTGGCTGGCATCCCGCCCATGGTCGGTTTTTATGCCAAGCTCGCGGTGTTACAGGCGCTGGTCGCCTCCGGCGGCGTCTTTCATATCGGTTTGGCCGTATTTGCCGTCATGATGTCGCTGATTGGCGCCTTCTATTACTTGCGTGTCATCAAGGTGATGTACTTTGACAAGCCGCTGACGGCAGGTACCATGTCTGCACCTTTCGATGTACGCGCTGTGTTGTCTCTGAACGGCGCGTTGCTTCTGGTCCTCGGCCTATTGCCTGGTGGTCTGATGGCTTTATGCGCCAATGCGGTTGTGCAAATGCTGGGCACCTGA
- a CDS encoding NADH-quinone oxidoreductase subunit M has translation MGLLSLAIWTPIIFGVVLLALGRDDQARTVRWVALVGAIVSFLVTLPLYAGFKLGTAAMQFVEKAPWIERFNVNYHMGVDGISLWLVILTAFINVVVVIAGWEVITRRVNQYMGAFLILSGLQIGVFCALDGMLFYVFFEATLVPMYLIIGIWGGPNKIYAAFKFFLYTLLGSLLMLVALIFLYTKSGGSFDLATWHQLPLAGTAQTLLFFAFLAAFAVKVPMWPVHTWLPDVHVEAPTGGSAVLAAVMLKLGAYGFLRFSLPIAPDAAHEWSGLMIALSLIAVVYVGLVALVQTDMKKLVAYASVAHMGFVTLGFFIFNDLGLSGALVQMVSHGFVSAAMFLSIGVLYDRAHSREIASYGGVVNTMPKFTAFALLFAMANCGLPGTAGFVGEWMVIIGAVKANFWLGFAAASSLVFGAAYTLWMVKRVYLGPVANDHVKALKDINAREFLMLSLLAIAVLYMGLYPKPFTDVMDTSVAELLKHVALSKLI, from the coding sequence ATGGGTTTGTTGAGCCTGGCTATTTGGACACCGATTATTTTTGGTGTTGTGCTGCTGGCACTCGGTCGTGATGATCAGGCGCGCACCGTGCGCTGGGTTGCGCTGGTTGGTGCCATCGTCAGTTTTCTGGTTACTTTACCTTTGTACGCTGGCTTCAAGCTCGGCACGGCTGCGATGCAGTTTGTCGAAAAGGCGCCGTGGATAGAGCGCTTCAATGTAAATTACCACATGGGTGTGGATGGCATTTCACTTTGGCTCGTGATACTGACGGCATTTATCAACGTCGTGGTGGTCATCGCCGGCTGGGAAGTCATCACGCGACGGGTCAACCAGTACATGGGTGCGTTCCTCATTTTGAGTGGCTTGCAGATCGGTGTTTTCTGCGCACTCGATGGCATGTTGTTCTATGTGTTTTTTGAGGCCACCTTGGTTCCGATGTACTTGATCATCGGTATATGGGGAGGTCCAAACAAAATCTATGCGGCGTTCAAGTTCTTCTTGTACACCCTGCTCGGTTCGCTTCTGATGCTGGTTGCCCTGATTTTTCTGTATACCAAGTCGGGCGGCAGTTTCGACCTCGCAACGTGGCACCAACTTCCCTTGGCCGGCACCGCGCAGACTCTGTTGTTCTTTGCTTTTCTGGCGGCCTTTGCGGTCAAGGTGCCTATGTGGCCGGTACACACTTGGCTGCCTGATGTGCACGTTGAAGCCCCTACCGGCGGGTCAGCCGTGTTGGCTGCGGTGATGCTCAAACTCGGTGCTTATGGTTTTCTTCGGTTCTCTTTACCTATTGCACCGGACGCGGCGCACGAATGGTCCGGGCTGATGATCGCTTTGTCGCTCATTGCTGTTGTTTATGTGGGCTTGGTGGCACTGGTCCAGACGGATATGAAAAAGCTAGTGGCTTACGCCTCGGTTGCTCACATGGGATTTGTGACTTTGGGTTTTTTCATTTTTAATGATCTGGGACTGTCGGGCGCCCTGGTGCAAATGGTTTCGCATGGTTTTGTATCAGCCGCCATGTTTTTGTCAATTGGTGTGTTGTATGACCGCGCGCATTCGCGTGAGATTGCCAGTTATGGCGGCGTGGTCAACACAATGCCAAAGTTCACCGCTTTTGCCTTGTTGTTTGCGATGGCCAATTGCGGGTTGCCAGGGACAGCCGGTTTTGTTGGTGAGTGGATGGTGATCATTGGGGCAGTCAAGGCCAACTTCTGGCTGGGTTTTGCCGCTGCCAGTTCGCTGGTTTTTGGCGCTGCTTACACCTTGTGGATGGTCAAGCGTGTTTACCTGGGCCCTGTTGCCAATGATCATGTCAAGGCACTGAAAGACATTAATGCTCGTGAATTCTTGATGTTGAGCCTGTTGGCGATCGCGGTGCTGTACATGGGCCTCTATCCGAAGCCCTTTACCGATGTGATGGATACGTCAGTGGCGGAATTGCTCAAGCACGTAGCCCTGTCCAAGCTGATTTGA
- the nuoL gene encoding NADH-quinone oxidoreductase subunit L produces the protein MSQTLSASTLLAVPMAPLAGAVLAGIFGTKFGGNWIGRRLSHSLTILGVFIAFILSAMTLKSVALDGARFNETIYTWMVVGDMRMQIGFLVDGLTAMMMCVVTFVSLMVHIYTIGYMEEDEGYNRFFSYISLFTFSMLMLVMSNNLLQLFFGWEGVGLMSYLLIGFWFNKPTAVFANMKAFLVNRVGDFGFILGIALIIAFTGTLNYTEIFAQKAELAKLSFPGTEWMLVTVICICLFVGAMAKSAQFPLHVWLPDSMEGPTPISALIHAATMVTAGIFMVARMSPLFELSDTALNFVLVIGAITALFMGLLGVIQNDIKRVVAYSTLSQLGYMTVALGASAYSVAVFHLMTHAFFKALLFLGAGSVIMGMHHNQDIRWMGGLRKYMPITWITSLLGSLALIGAPLFAGFYSKDSIIEAVYESHLPGAGFATFAVLGGVFLTAFYSFRLYFLVFHGAERYDQNPDAHHDAHHGHGKEEHKPHESPWVVTVPLILLAIPSVVIGFMTIEPMLYGDFFKDSIFINLEKHAAMEEMAKLFHGPVQMALHGLMTMPFWLALFGVASAYYMYMVNPALPAAIKTRFQPIYTLLENKYYLDWFNENVISRAARALGVGLWKGGDEAVIDGALVNGSWKGVAWVSGVIRRVQTGYLYHYALVMILGVFVLMTYFVWLK, from the coding sequence ATGAGTCAAACCCTTTCCGCTTCAACGCTTCTCGCGGTGCCAATGGCGCCATTGGCGGGGGCTGTTCTGGCCGGCATTTTTGGTACCAAGTTTGGTGGCAACTGGATCGGTCGACGCCTGTCGCATTCGCTCACTATTCTGGGTGTTTTTATTGCTTTCATCCTGTCCGCCATGACACTCAAAAGTGTGGCACTTGATGGTGCACGCTTCAATGAAACCATTTACACCTGGATGGTGGTGGGCGACATGAGGATGCAAATCGGGTTTCTGGTGGATGGACTCACGGCCATGATGATGTGCGTGGTGACTTTTGTGTCCCTGATGGTCCACATCTACACGATTGGCTACATGGAAGAAGATGAAGGCTATAACCGCTTCTTTTCGTATATATCGCTCTTTACATTCTCAATGCTGATGCTGGTCATGAGCAACAATCTTCTGCAGCTGTTCTTTGGCTGGGAGGGCGTTGGTTTGATGTCCTATCTCCTTATTGGCTTCTGGTTTAACAAGCCCACCGCGGTTTTCGCGAACATGAAGGCTTTTTTGGTAAATCGCGTCGGTGACTTCGGATTTATTTTGGGCATCGCATTGATCATTGCGTTTACCGGAACACTCAATTACACAGAGATATTCGCGCAGAAGGCTGAATTGGCCAAACTCAGTTTCCCTGGTACCGAGTGGATGTTGGTGACGGTAATCTGTATCTGCCTTTTTGTCGGTGCCATGGCCAAGTCAGCTCAATTTCCATTGCACGTCTGGCTGCCCGATTCCATGGAAGGTCCAACCCCAATCTCGGCTTTGATTCACGCTGCCACCATGGTTACTGCGGGTATTTTTATGGTGGCGCGTATGTCGCCTTTGTTTGAACTCAGCGACACTGCGTTGAACTTTGTGCTGGTGATCGGTGCCATCACCGCCCTGTTCATGGGCCTGTTGGGTGTCATTCAGAATGACATCAAGCGCGTGGTTGCCTACTCCACGCTGTCCCAGTTGGGCTATATGACGGTGGCTCTGGGTGCATCTGCTTACTCGGTGGCGGTTTTTCACTTGATGACACACGCTTTCTTCAAGGCGCTCCTGTTCCTTGGCGCGGGCTCGGTCATTATGGGAATGCACCACAATCAGGACATTCGCTGGATGGGTGGGCTGCGCAAGTACATGCCCATTACCTGGATCACATCTTTGCTGGGGTCGCTCGCACTCATAGGAGCCCCCTTGTTTGCGGGTTTCTATTCCAAAGACAGCATCATTGAGGCCGTCTATGAAAGTCATCTGCCCGGTGCCGGTTTCGCAACATTCGCTGTGCTAGGAGGTGTGTTTTTGACGGCGTTCTACTCCTTCCGCCTGTATTTTCTGGTTTTCCATGGTGCCGAGCGCTATGACCAGAATCCAGACGCACATCATGATGCTCATCATGGCCATGGTAAAGAGGAGCACAAGCCGCATGAATCGCCCTGGGTTGTGACAGTGCCACTGATCCTGCTTGCGATTCCCTCGGTTGTGATTGGGTTCATGACCATTGAGCCCATGTTGTACGGGGATTTTTTCAAGGACTCGATCTTCATTAATCTGGAAAAGCACGCGGCCATGGAAGAAATGGCCAAGCTGTTCCACGGCCCGGTGCAGATGGCTTTGCACGGGCTGATGACGATGCCCTTCTGGCTGGCGCTTTTCGGTGTGGCAAGTGCCTACTACATGTACATGGTCAATCCGGCATTGCCAGCGGCGATCAAGACTCGTTTTCAGCCGATCTACACCTTGCTTGAAAATAAATACTACCTGGACTGGTTCAACGAAAACGTGATTTCGCGTGCCGCACGTGCCTTGGGTGTCGGGCTGTGGAAGGGCGGCGATGAAGCTGTGATCGATGGCGCGCTGGTCAACGGCTCCTGGAAAGGAGTGGCTTGGGTATCTGGCGTGATTCGCAGGGTGCAAACAGGTTACCTGTACCACTATGCGCTGGTCATGATATTGGGTGTTTTTGTGCTGATGACGTATTTCGTCTGGCTCAAGTAG